From a region of the Halomicrobium mukohataei DSM 12286 genome:
- a CDS encoding DUF7521 family protein — translation MIQTGSTGLYAHYLALLAVTLLGLVLSFAIVFQAYRGYRRNDSQPMLLLAVGLVLLTVVPFVVSLVVTSAGTVLGFGPIVYSYYVPILTRTIEVVGLVTILYSLYRRT, via the coding sequence ATGATACAAACCGGCAGCACGGGACTGTACGCACACTACCTCGCGCTACTGGCAGTAACGCTGCTGGGCCTGGTTCTCAGTTTCGCGATCGTGTTCCAGGCGTATCGCGGGTACCGGCGCAACGACAGCCAACCGATGCTGTTGCTCGCGGTCGGACTGGTCTTGCTCACGGTCGTCCCCTTCGTGGTCTCGTTGGTCGTCACGTCGGCCGGAACTGTCCTCGGCTTCGGGCCGATCGTCTACAGCTACTACGTTCCGATTCTCACCAGGACGATCGAGGTCGTCGGCCTCGTCACCATCCTCTACTCCCTGTACCGCCGCACCTAA
- a CDS encoding DUF7847 domain-containing protein, whose translation MGVLQALQRTPGALKRAPGLLVPQLIVFVLLLPQLLLQSAAPLLSSLVSLGVSGIFLVVTPFIQGGMFGMADEALRGRSSLSRFFTDGKSNYVQLLLAYVLLLVVNGVLGVVAVFAGVGALLGHGTAGLVLLAVVAVVGLLYLLVTFFVQFYGQAIVVDGESAIAAFARSYRVVRANLLGTIGYLVIAVLVGGVAGGLYGGLSVLATPEAAAYGLPSLSIPLLVVVGLLAAVVGSVVSAFSLTFSVAVYDEFTV comes from the coding sequence ATGGGTGTCCTCCAAGCACTCCAACGTACGCCCGGCGCACTCAAGCGTGCCCCCGGGCTGTTGGTCCCCCAACTGATCGTGTTCGTACTGTTGCTCCCCCAGTTGCTGTTGCAGTCGGCAGCGCCGCTCCTCTCCTCGCTGGTCTCGCTTGGCGTCTCCGGAATCTTCCTCGTCGTGACGCCCTTCATCCAGGGCGGGATGTTCGGCATGGCCGACGAGGCACTGCGGGGCCGGAGTTCGCTGTCGCGGTTCTTCACCGACGGGAAGTCGAACTACGTGCAGTTGTTGCTCGCCTACGTGCTCTTGCTGGTCGTCAACGGCGTTCTCGGCGTCGTCGCCGTGTTCGCTGGCGTCGGCGCGTTGCTGGGCCACGGCACTGCCGGACTGGTGCTCCTCGCCGTCGTCGCCGTCGTCGGCCTCCTGTACCTCCTCGTGACGTTCTTCGTCCAGTTCTACGGACAGGCCATCGTCGTCGACGGGGAGTCCGCGATCGCTGCGTTCGCGCGGAGCTACCGCGTCGTCCGGGCGAATCTGCTCGGAACGATCGGCTATCTGGTGATCGCGGTGCTCGTCGGCGGAGTGGCCGGCGGACTCTACGGCGGCCTGTCGGTGCTGGCGACGCCCGAAGCCGCGGCGTACGGCCTGCCGTCGCTCTCGATCCCGCTGCTCGTCGTCGTCGGCCTCCTGGCAGCGGTCGTCGGGAGCGTCGTCTCGGCGTTCTCGCTGACGTTCTCCGTCGCGGTCTACGACGAGTTCACGGTCTGA
- a CDS encoding winged helix-turn-helix domain-containing protein, producing the protein MSEDPADEDIFALLDDEYAREILTQTSVEPMSAKTLSDRCDASLPTIYRRTERLVECDLLVEQTKVRQNGHHYTVFEACLDRLTVELDEGELSVTIDAGEPEDPADRFTNLWEGI; encoded by the coding sequence GTGAGTGAGGATCCCGCCGACGAGGATATCTTCGCACTCCTCGACGACGAGTACGCACGGGAGATCCTTACTCAGACGAGTGTCGAACCGATGTCAGCCAAAACGTTGAGCGACCGATGTGACGCGTCCTTGCCGACGATCTACCGGCGGACGGAACGGCTCGTCGAGTGTGACCTGCTCGTAGAACAGACGAAAGTGCGACAGAACGGCCACCACTACACTGTCTTCGAGGCGTGTCTCGATCGACTCACCGTCGAACTCGACGAGGGAGAGCTCTCGGTGACGATCGACGCGGGCGAACCCGAGGACCCCGCCGACCGCTTTACCAACCTCTGGGAGGGGATCTAA